In Persicimonas caeni, a single window of DNA contains:
- a CDS encoding TetR/AcrR family transcriptional regulator produces the protein MASRKEQKRMTREAILDAALEEFEEVGFEDATLRSIAGRADISAGSIIHHFGDKRQLLHAALFADLEETMAAALEAPGEGPLVEQLMQLTRVVFGYYRRRPDLSRTLLKESLFAEPPWAQRFAGQVAQIHAKIAQLAQGAIERGELRADTDIALLGMSYFSFFYFALISWVQGAYEHPVALVERQLIQHLDGLRP, from the coding sequence ATGGCATCTCGCAAAGAACAAAAGCGCATGACCCGGGAGGCGATCCTCGATGCCGCACTCGAAGAGTTCGAAGAGGTCGGGTTCGAAGACGCCACGTTGCGCTCGATCGCCGGGCGCGCCGACATCTCCGCCGGCTCGATCATCCATCACTTCGGCGACAAGCGGCAGTTGCTGCACGCCGCCCTCTTCGCCGATCTCGAAGAGACGATGGCCGCCGCACTCGAAGCTCCCGGCGAAGGGCCGCTCGTCGAGCAGTTGATGCAGCTGACCCGGGTGGTCTTTGGCTACTACAGGCGCCGCCCCGACCTGTCGCGCACGCTGCTGAAGGAGTCGCTCTTCGCCGAGCCTCCCTGGGCGCAGCGTTTCGCCGGACAGGTCGCGCAAATTCACGCCAAGATCGCCCAGCTAGCCCAAGGGGCCATCGAACGCGGCGAGCTTCGCGCCGACACCGACATCGCCCTGCTCGGCATGAGCTACTTTTCGTTTTTCTACTTCGCGCTGATTTCGTGGGTGCAAGGGGCCTATGAACACCCCGTGGCGCTCGTCGAGCGCCAACTCATCCAACACCTCGACGGCCTCCGGCCGTGA